The Acidianus manzaensis genome has a window encoding:
- the nagA gene encoding N-acetylglucosamine-6-phosphate deacetylase, which translates to MKLVNGRIITPYREIQGNIEIENGRIKRIYEGNDYGENLDGLAVVPGFIDIHIHGIRGYDYTSWDNKDDFIKNAFGMKKSLLEHGVTTFLPTTVTMPKENLIEACKAIGEITDLSIEGIHLEGPFISEKHAGAQDVRYIRVPDINEVKECFQYSKGKLRTITIAPEKDLDFVSKLWNLGIYPSIGHTDADYETGVRAFLLGANRTTHLFNGMKEFHHRDPGIILASLNYSRYIEIISDFIHINKEVIRFLISQFGVNRFVAITDAISATDLGDGEYSLGKTRITVKNGIAMTSNGKLAGSTLTMDRAFRNLANIVGLQNASLMCSYNPAKSIGLEDRGVIEVGKRADLVVLDEKMNVKKVYVNGEEVI; encoded by the coding sequence GTGAAGTTGGTTAACGGTAGAATTATAACTCCGTATAGAGAAATTCAGGGTAATATAGAAATTGAAAATGGAAGAATAAAGAGAATTTACGAAGGTAATGATTATGGAGAAAATTTAGATGGATTGGCTGTAGTTCCAGGATTTATAGACATTCATATTCATGGAATAAGGGGATATGATTATACTTCTTGGGATAATAAGGATGATTTTATTAAAAATGCTTTTGGTATGAAAAAATCTCTATTGGAACATGGTGTTACTACTTTTCTTCCTACTACTGTTACAATGCCTAAAGAAAATCTTATTGAAGCGTGTAAAGCTATAGGAGAAATTACAGATTTATCTATAGAAGGTATTCATTTAGAAGGACCTTTTATTAGTGAGAAACATGCAGGAGCTCAAGACGTTAGATATATAAGAGTTCCAGATATAAATGAGGTTAAGGAATGTTTCCAGTATAGTAAGGGAAAACTAAGGACTATAACTATCGCCCCAGAAAAGGATTTAGATTTTGTTAGTAAGCTGTGGAATCTTGGGATTTATCCGTCAATCGGACATACTGATGCTGATTATGAGACTGGAGTTAGGGCTTTCCTTTTAGGAGCTAACAGAACTACTCATTTATTTAATGGTATGAAAGAATTTCATCATAGAGATCCTGGTATTATTCTTGCTAGTTTAAATTATTCTAGATATATAGAGATTATATCAGATTTTATTCATATAAACAAGGAAGTAATTAGATTTCTTATTAGTCAATTTGGAGTAAATAGGTTTGTAGCTATAACTGATGCTATAAGTGCTACTGACTTAGGTGATGGAGAATATTCACTAGGTAAGACTAGGATTACTGTAAAGAATGGAATTGCTATGACGTCAAATGGTAAGTTAGCTGGAAGTACATTAACTATGGATAGAGCTTTTAGAAATTTAGCTAATATTGTAGGATTGCAGAACGCTAGTTTGATGTGTTCGTATAATCCTGCAAAATCAATAGGTTTAGAGGATAGGGGAGTGATAGAAGTAGGAAAAAGGGCTGATCTAGTTGTTTTGGATGAAAAAATGAATGTAAAAAAGGTTTACGTTAATGGGGAAGAAGTTATTTGA